One Oncorhynchus nerka isolate Pitt River linkage group LG5, Oner_Uvic_2.0, whole genome shotgun sequence genomic window carries:
- the LOC115129718 gene encoding gastrula zinc finger protein XlCGF46.1-like: MSQLQLLREFLNERVMAAAVDIFGAVEKTVAEYQEENDRLRRLLRIDSLQLSLAVSEEEVLPEHQHCEQEWSFSLGQENTDATQIKEEEEQISQEEERLQDLCDTKNATFTPACVTSKCDQVDPLTPQIQALENRECDTKQVNLTPFGTVTQLKALNIPCDPPNNHNNASSHSTAESSPTLDPSLPLTHNPPFKKHRSKPSNTAIKTLRCCDCGETFALKADLQMHVTLAKEQPRECQFCKNVYRSTCKLKAHVRLCHDGKTSTCPYFGKTFKLEGDLSKHMIHTGEKRFSCGDCGKIFNRKGNLTQHILTHTGEKSFSCGDCGKSFSLKRNLTEHVRTHTGEKPFSCSDCGKSFKQKGHLTMHKLTHTGEKPFSCGDCGKSFNRKQPLNMHKLTHTGEKPFSCDDCGKSFNLKDSLKKHKFTHTGEKPFSCGDCGKSFYQKGHLNVHKRTHTDSHKRETI; encoded by the exons ATGTCTCAACTACAGTTGCTGCGTGAGTTTTTAAATGAGCGCGTAATGGCTGCTGCTGTCGACATTTTTGGGGCAGTTGAGAAAACGGTAGCTGAGTACCAAGAGGAAAATGATCGTCTACGGAGACTGCTGCGGATAG ATTCCTTGcagctctctctcgctgtctctgaaGAGGAGGTTCTCCCTGAGCATCAGCATTGTGAGCAGGAGTGGAGCTTCAGTCTGGGACAGGAGAACACTGATGCCACACAGAttaaagaggaagaggagcaaaTCAGTCAGGAGGAAGAACGGCTTCAAGACCTCTGTGATACCAAAAATGCCACTTTCACTCCTGCCTGTGTGACAAGTAAATGTGATCAGGTGGACCCCTTGACTCCTCAAATCCAGGCTTTGGAGAACCGAGAGTGTGACACGAAACAAGTGAATCTCACACCTTTTGGTACTGTGACTCAGCTAAAGGCTCTCAACATTCCATGTGACCCTCCAAATAATCACAACAATGCATCCAGCCACAGCACAGCTGAAAGCAGCCCAACATTAGATCCCAGCCTACCATTGACTCACAACCCACCATTTAAGAAACACAGATCCAAACCCAGCAACACAGCTATAAAAACTCTCCGCTGCTGTGACTGTGGTGAAACATTTGCTCTAAAAGCTGACCTGCAGATGCATGTGACTCTCGCCAAGGAGCAACCCCGTGAATGCCAATTCTGCAAAAATGTCTACAGATCTACCTGTAAACTGAAGGCCCATGTCAGACTGTGTCACGATGGGAAAACCAGCACCTGCCCCTATTTTGGAAAGACCTTCAAACTAGAAGGAGATCTGTCCAAGCACatgattcacacaggagagaaacgatttagctgtggtgactgtgggaagATCTTTAATCGCAAGGGGAATCTAACCCAACATATACTgactcacacaggggagaaatcaTTTAGTTGTGGtgactgtgggaaaagcttcaGTCTGAAGAGGAACCTAACCGAACATGTTcggactcacacaggagagaaaccatttagctgtagtgactgtgggaagagcttcaaacAGAAGGGACACCTAACCATGCATAAactgactcacacaggagagaaaccatttagctgtggtgactgtgggaagagtttcaatCGCAAGCAGCCCCTAAACATGCATAAactgactcacacaggagagaaaccatttagctgtgATGACTGTGGGAAAAGTTTTAATTTGAAGGACTCCCTAAAGAAACACAAATttactcacacaggagagaaaccctttagttgtggtgactgtgggaaaagcttcTATCAGAAGGGGCACCTGAACGTGCACAAACGGACTCATACTGATTCACACAAGAGAGAAACCATTTAg
- the LOC115129721 gene encoding zinc finger protein 32-like, protein MSEMRVLHQRINSVIMDILASAAVTEICKLVEDCCGALRAEVSQSKEQIKILQKQLSLAESSYGSVSCKGQTPVSSGSPINNSISGNSPAANEDDADDTHDDEDFQQFIVYEEELSPEQQHYKQEWSPSLGKDDWNPIQIKEEQKEFSIIQEEEDSVFTPAWVKSDYDQYSTQSSQTQSEKDIMDSTEQIKREPKEDDSWTEKGQSSKGRKSMDPKSPVERRDTEVQPFCCSDCGERFTQMGELDAHRKAHTAEKQHRCGECGKCFTQVGYLNYHRKTHTGEKPHRCHDCGKCFFRVGDLTLHLRIHTGEKPLCCQVCGKCFARPSNLRSHIRIHTEKSYSCHYCGKYFRHKGNLTAHMRIHTRGSNIVAIVADLSPLAIIT, encoded by the exons ATGTCGGAAATGCGTGTTTTGCATCAACGGATAAACTCTGTCATTATGGACATACTAGCCTCCGCTGCGGTTACAGAGATTTGTAAGTTAGTAGAAGATTGTTGTGGAGCATTACGTGCAGAAGTCTCTCAGAGCAAAGAGCAAATCAAAATACTACAGAAGCAACTCAGCCTGGCTGAGTCGAGTTACGGGTCGGTGAGTTGCAAAGGTCAGACGCCTGTCAGCAGCGGCTCACCGATAAATAACAGTATTTCGGGCAATTCTCCCGCGGCCAATGAAGATGATGCGGACGACACTCACGATGACGAAG ATTTCCAGCAGTTCATTGTCTATGAAGAGGAGCTTTCCCCTGAGCAGCAGCATTATAAGCAGGAGTGGAGCCCCAGTCTGGGGAAAGATGACTGGAACCCCATACAGATTAAAGAGGAACAGAAGGAATTCAGTATCATCCAGGAGGAGGAAGACTCTGTATTCACTCCTGCCTGGGTGAAAAGTGACTATGATCAGTACTCAACTCAGTCCTCACAAACCCAAAGTGAAAAAGACATAATGGACTCGACTGAACAGATCAAAAGAGAACCTAAGGAAGATGATTCATGGACAGAAAAAGGACAAAGCTCAAAGGGTAGAAAATCCATGGATCCGAAATCAccagtggaaaggagagacaCAGAAGTGCAACCATTTTGCTGTAGTGATTGTGGGGAACGTTTCACTCAGATGGGAGAACTGGATGCTCATAGGAAGGCTcacacagcagagaaacagcATCGCTGTGGTGAATGTGGCAAATGTTTTACTCAAGTTGGGTATCTGAACTATCACAGAAAGacgcacacaggggagaaacctcaTCGCTGTCATGATTGTGGCAAATGTTTCTTTCGAGTTGGTGATCTGACACTTCATTTGAGGATTCACACAGGGGAAAAACCGCTTTGCTGCCAGGTCTGTGGCAAATGTTTTGCTCGTCCTAGTAATCTGAGGTCTCACATTAGAATTCACACAGAGAAATCTTACAGCTGTCATTATTGTGGCAAATATTTTCGTCATAAAGGTAATCTGACAGCGCATATGAGGATTCACACAAGGGGAAGTAATATTGTCGCTATAGTAGCAGATCTTTCACCACTGGCGATAATCACATGA